From Chlorocebus sabaeus isolate Y175 chromosome 15, mChlSab1.0.hap1, whole genome shotgun sequence, the proteins below share one genomic window:
- the LOC103221304 gene encoding LOW QUALITY PROTEIN: sorbitol dehydrogenase-like (The sequence of the model RefSeq protein was modified relative to this genomic sequence to represent the inferred CDS: inserted 1 base in 1 codon; substituted 1 base at 1 genomic stop codon), protein MAAAAKPKNLSLVVHGPGDLHLENYPIPEPGPNEVLLRMHSVGICGSDVHYWEEGRIGNFIVKKPMVLGHEASGTVEKVGSLVKHLKPGDRVAIEPGAPRENDEFCKSGRYNLSPSIFFCATPPXDGNLCRFYKHNAAFCYKLPDNVTFEEGALIEPLSVGIHACRRGGVTLGHRVLVCGAGPIGVVSLLAAKAMGAAQVVVTDLSAPRLSKAKEIGADLVLQISKESPQEIAGKVEGLLGYKPEVTIECTGAEASIQAGIYATRSGGTLVLVGLGSEMTTIPLVHAALQEVDIKDVFRYCNTWPVAISMLPSKSVSIKPLVTHRFPLEKALEAFETFKKGLGFXIMLKCDPNDQNP, encoded by the exons ATGGCGGCGGCGGCCAAGCCCAAGAACCTTTCCCTGGTGGTGCACGGACCAGGGGACTTGCACCTGGAGAACTATCCCATCCCCGAACCAGGCCCAAATGAGGTGTTGCTGAGGATGCATTCTGTTGGAATCTGTGGCTCAGATGTCCACTACTGGGAGGAGGGTCGAATTGGGAATTTTATCGTGAAAAAGCCCATGGTGTTGGGACATGAAGCTTCAGGAACGGTCGAAAAAGTGGGATCATTGGTAAAGCACCTAAAACCAGGTGATCGTGTTGCCATCGAGCCTGGTGCTCCCCGAGAAAATGATGAATTTTGCAAGTCAGGCCGATACAACCTGTCACCTTCCATCTTCTTCTGTGCCACACCCC ATGACGGAAACCTCTGCCGGTTCTACAAGCACAATGCAGCCTTTTGTTACAAACTTCCTGACAATGTCACCTTTGAGGAAGGCGCCCTGATTGAGCCACTTTCTGTGGGGATCCACGCCTGCAGGAGAGGTGGAGTTACCCTGGGACACAGGGTCCTTGTGTGTGGAGCTGGGCCAATCGGGGTGGTCTCTTTGCTCGCGGCCAAGGCAATGGGAGCAGCTCAAGTAGTGGTGACTGACCTGTCTGCTCCCCGGTTGTCCAAAGCCAAGGAGATTGGGGCTGATTTAGTCCTCCAGATCTCCAAGGAGAGTCCTCAGGAAATCGCCGGTAAAGTAGAAGGTCTGCTGGGGTACAAGCCGGAAGTCACCATCGAGTGCACAGGGGCAGAGGCCTCTATCCAGGCGGGCATCTACGCCACTCGCTCTGGTGGGACCCTGGTGCTTGTGGGGCTGGGCTCTGAGATGACCACCATACCCCTAGTGCATGCAGCCCTCCAGGAGGTGGATATCAAGGACGTGTTTCGATACTGCAACACGTGGCCAGTGGCGATTTCGATGCTTCCGTCCAAGTCTGTGAGCATAAAACCCCTTGTCACCCATAGATTTCCTCTGGAGAAAGCTCTGGAGGcctttgaaacatttaaaaagggaTTGGGGTTTTAAATCATGCTCAAGTGTGATCCCAATGACCAGAATCCCTGA